The following proteins are encoded in a genomic region of Glycine soja cultivar W05 chromosome 17, ASM419377v2, whole genome shotgun sequence:
- the LOC114392913 gene encoding protein LURP-one-related 6-like, with the protein MIAKTNTIMPIIGKLYCSSSETVLVVRRRPHVVNGGGFVVMDCSAQRVVFRVDGCGVRGKKGDLILREGDGDALLLMRRMGGMVEALSIYKKWKCYSLDYEGSRKLVFSLREPNSCLVKNNAIRIFTRNRGRDFKISGCFPDKCCSIVDSKGNEVAQVGMMKEVEELIESKDLYHVVVNPGMDQAFVFGVIAVLDYIYGESTHR; encoded by the exons ATGATTGCGAAGACAAACACGATTATGCCTATCATTGGCAAACTGTACTGTTCATCGTCTGAGACGGTGCTTGTGGTGAGGAGGAGGCCACACGTGGTGAATGGTGGGGGTTTTGTAGTCATGGATTGTAGTGCCCAGAGGGTTGTGTTCAGGGTCGATGGTTGTGGTGTTCGTGGCAAAAAGGGAGACTTGATTCTAAGAGAAGGAGATGGAGACGCTTTGCTTCTCATGCGTCGAAtg GGAGGCATGGTTGAGGCCTTAAGCATTTACAAGAAGTGGAAATGCTACAGCTTGGACTACGAAGGATCTCGGAAGCTGGTTTTCAGCTTGAGAGAACCCAATTCTTGTTTGGTTAAGAACAATGCAATCAGAATCTTCACTAGGAACAGAGGCCGTGACTTTAAGATCAGTGGCTGTTTCCCGGATAAGTGTTGTAGCATTGTTGACTCTAAAGGCAACGAGGTAGCACAG gtGGGGATGATGAAGGAAGTGGAGGAATTGATTGAAAGCAAGGATTTGTACCATGTGGTGGTGAATCCTGGGATGGATCAAGCTTTTGTTTTCGGAGTCATCGCTGTCCTTGATTACATTTATGGCGAATCTACCCACCGCTAA